Within Azoarcus sp. DD4, the genomic segment GCCCTTCTGGTTGTTGAAGGCGGCGAAGGCGCGCTCGGGGCCGTTGGCCTCCATGTACTTCACCGCCTGGTCGAACAGCGCGCGCGCCTCGCGCGGCGTGCTGCGGTCGGCGGCGGCCGCGTTCAGCGCAAGCCCGGCCGTGCACAGCGCGGCGAGCAGCATTCGGTAGCGGTTCGTGTGACTCATTTTCTTATCTCCAGCGTTACGGATGGGAACATCAACACACGCGCGCGTTCGGGTAGCCTCAGCACGTAGCCTCGGCCCCCAGATCGACCAGGCCGTGGCGCGCCGCCAGCCTGAGCAGTTTGAAATCGTTATCGGCATCCAGCTTCTGGCGGATGGCCGAAAGATGGTTGAGCACGGTCTTGTGGCTGAGGTGCATGCGGTCGGCGATCCAGGTGGCCGGTTCGCCGCTGGCAGCCATGCGCAGCACCTCGAACTCGCGCGGGGTCAGCCGCGTCAGCAACTGTTCGCCGTCGAGCGCCGCACTGGCCAGCGCCTGGGCGATATCGGGCGACAGCACGCGGCGCCCCGCCGCCACCGCGCGGATTGCATCCAGCATTTCGTCCGGCTCGCTACTCTTGGTGAGATAGCCGAGCGCCCCCGCACGCATCGCCTGGGTGGCGTAGCCCGGGTTGTCGTGCATGGACAGCACCAGCACCCGTAAGCCCGGCTCCCGCGCCAGCATACGGCGGATGGCCTCGATGCCGCTGGTCCCCCGCAGGCTGAGGTCGACCACCGCGACGTCGATGCCGCCGTCCACCACGCGGGCGTAGGCCTCGTCGGCGGTGGCGGCTTCGGCCACCACCTGCAGG encodes:
- a CDS encoding response regulator transcription factor, producing MIRIMLLDDHAVVRTGYRRLIDAEPGLQVVAEAATADEAYARVVDGGIDVAVVDLSLRGTSGIEAIRRMLAREPGLRVLVLSMHDNPGYATQAMRAGALGYLTKSSEPDEMLDAIRAVAAGRRVLSPDIAQALASAALDGEQLLTRLTPREFEVLRMAASGEPATWIADRMHLSHKTVLNHLSAIRQKLDADNDFKLLRLAARHGLVDLGAEATC